The following are encoded together in the Labrus mixtus chromosome 2, fLabMix1.1, whole genome shotgun sequence genome:
- the LOC132982290 gene encoding C-type lectin lectoxin-Phi1-like isoform X3 — protein sequence MESEEQIYINIEELKGDRRYRPEETETKPVRTDAVAGKQTETWTLFKVSTVCLGLLCFLLLTTAIAISVLCKCPDGWRRFSCSCYLFSTSVTTWSYSKQMCQHHGADLVIINSQREMVRISFQKCVLLYWTFEVFIIFFPHLKMFLNKVRAHSKFWIGLDGTSSSYSSWKWADGSSLKTTYWQDGHPRISNMRYVTSNQKCAAFNSFAVGLFMRNIKSWTNESCNQFLRSVCEKEADMSLTSW from the exons ATGGAGTCAGAAGAACAGATTTATATCAACATAGAGGAGCTGAAGGGAGACAGACGCTACAGACCAGAGGAAACTG AAACCAAGCCCGTGAGAACTGATGCTGTGGCtggaaaacaaactgaaacttgGACACTTTTTAAAGTGTCTACGGTTTGTCTGGGCCTGCTGTGTTTCCTCCTTCTGACCACGGCCATCGCAATCAGCGTTCTCT GTAAGTGCCCTGATGGATGGAGGAGATTTAGTTGCAGTTGTTACCTCTTTTCAACATCAGTTACCACATGGTCTTACAGTAAACAGATGTGTCAACACCACGGAGCAGACCTGGTGATCATAAACAGCCAGCGAGAGATGGTGAGGATCTCTTTCCAGAAATGTGTATTGTTGTATTGGACTTTTGAagtgttcattattttttttccccacttgaAGATGTTTCTGAATAAGGTTAGAGCTCATTCAAAGTTTTGGATTGGTTTGGATGGTACGTCATCCAGCTATAGTAGCTGGAAGTGGGCTGATGGATCATCACTTAAAACTAC GTACTGGCAAGATGGACATCCTCGAATAAGCAACATGAGATATGTGACTTCCAATCAGAAATGTGCAGCTTTTAACAGCTTTGCAGTTGGTTTGTTTATGAGGAATATTAAGTCATGGACTAATGAGTCCTGTAACCAATTCCTACGGTCAGTTTGTGAGAAGGAGGCTGACATGTCCCTAACGTCCTGGTAA
- the LOC132982290 gene encoding CD209 antigen-like protein E isoform X2: MESEEQIYINIEELKGDRRYRPEETETKPVRTDAVAGKQTETWTLFKVSTVCLGLLCFLLLTTAIAISVLYKKDFNQLSRDLANHTAENHRLLVQNQNLTDERDKFSLTVGKCPDGWRRFSCSCYLFSTSVTTWSYSKQMCQHHGADLVIINSQREMMFLNKVRAHSKFWIGLDGTSSSYSSWKWADGSSLKTTYWQDGHPRISNMRYVTSNQKCAAFNSFAVGLFMRNIKSWTNESCNQFLRSVCEKEADMSLTSW; encoded by the exons ATGGAGTCAGAAGAACAGATTTATATCAACATAGAGGAGCTGAAGGGAGACAGACGCTACAGACCAGAGGAAACTG AAACCAAGCCCGTGAGAACTGATGCTGTGGCtggaaaacaaactgaaacttgGACACTTTTTAAAGTGTCTACGGTTTGTCTGGGCCTGCTGTGTTTCCTCCTTCTGACCACGGCCATCGCAATCAGCGTTCTCT ATAAAAAAGACTTTAATCAGCTGTCCAGAGACCTGGCCAATCACACAGCAGAGAATCACCGGCTCCTGGTCCAGAACCAGAACCTGACTGATGAAAGAGACAAGTTCAGTTTGACTGTTG GTAAGTGCCCTGATGGATGGAGGAGATTTAGTTGCAGTTGTTACCTCTTTTCAACATCAGTTACCACATGGTCTTACAGTAAACAGATGTGTCAACACCACGGAGCAGACCTGGTGATCATAAACAGCCAGCGAGAGATG ATGTTTCTGAATAAGGTTAGAGCTCATTCAAAGTTTTGGATTGGTTTGGATGGTACGTCATCCAGCTATAGTAGCTGGAAGTGGGCTGATGGATCATCACTTAAAACTAC GTACTGGCAAGATGGACATCCTCGAATAAGCAACATGAGATATGTGACTTCCAATCAGAAATGTGCAGCTTTTAACAGCTTTGCAGTTGGTTTGTTTATGAGGAATATTAAGTCATGGACTAATGAGTCCTGTAACCAATTCCTACGGTCAGTTTGTGAGAAGGAGGCTGACATGTCCCTAACGTCCTGGTAA
- the LOC132982290 gene encoding CD209 antigen-like protein E isoform X1, producing MESEEQIYINIEELKGDRRYRPEETETKPVRTDAVAGKQTETWTLFKVSTVCLGLLCFLLLTTAIAISVLYKKDFNQLSRDLANHTAENHRLLVQNQNLTDERDKFSLTVGKCPDGWRRFSCSCYLFSTSVTTWSYSKQMCQHHGADLVIINSQREMVRISFQKCVLLYWTFEVFIIFFPHLKMFLNKVRAHSKFWIGLDGTSSSYSSWKWADGSSLKTTYWQDGHPRISNMRYVTSNQKCAAFNSFAVGLFMRNIKSWTNESCNQFLRSVCEKEADMSLTSW from the exons ATGGAGTCAGAAGAACAGATTTATATCAACATAGAGGAGCTGAAGGGAGACAGACGCTACAGACCAGAGGAAACTG AAACCAAGCCCGTGAGAACTGATGCTGTGGCtggaaaacaaactgaaacttgGACACTTTTTAAAGTGTCTACGGTTTGTCTGGGCCTGCTGTGTTTCCTCCTTCTGACCACGGCCATCGCAATCAGCGTTCTCT ATAAAAAAGACTTTAATCAGCTGTCCAGAGACCTGGCCAATCACACAGCAGAGAATCACCGGCTCCTGGTCCAGAACCAGAACCTGACTGATGAAAGAGACAAGTTCAGTTTGACTGTTG GTAAGTGCCCTGATGGATGGAGGAGATTTAGTTGCAGTTGTTACCTCTTTTCAACATCAGTTACCACATGGTCTTACAGTAAACAGATGTGTCAACACCACGGAGCAGACCTGGTGATCATAAACAGCCAGCGAGAGATGGTGAGGATCTCTTTCCAGAAATGTGTATTGTTGTATTGGACTTTTGAagtgttcattattttttttccccacttgaAGATGTTTCTGAATAAGGTTAGAGCTCATTCAAAGTTTTGGATTGGTTTGGATGGTACGTCATCCAGCTATAGTAGCTGGAAGTGGGCTGATGGATCATCACTTAAAACTAC GTACTGGCAAGATGGACATCCTCGAATAAGCAACATGAGATATGTGACTTCCAATCAGAAATGTGCAGCTTTTAACAGCTTTGCAGTTGGTTTGTTTATGAGGAATATTAAGTCATGGACTAATGAGTCCTGTAACCAATTCCTACGGTCAGTTTGTGAGAAGGAGGCTGACATGTCCCTAACGTCCTGGTAA
- the LOC132982286 gene encoding uncharacterized protein LOC132982286, giving the protein MVQRQLFSTDHLMNSQFGRPFPRHGLQLLFWFAKDCVICELVQCVVIMKLVSDCHPEKGCFGFHLFGNVEELLPVLDRRRKHKKQVAYYEVGNLNTETYPASEDLPAYVTENYGINGDYNTDRIIIGYQVRSRVVETIYITKHNRAFSGSFSPDDTYEISSELIRALQSPHMDLPSFLTQMGFYQDIPVVKYCDADVIHEQTEQLFDIFDTFAGFKETTQQSDAFGFFSETFNQKLFNNVKTFSHEQRVHHNVNVSSHNNRPFSYSDVQHDGRTLKASKRPRAAWQSNVLSGLEKCYKGFDEEDEKKSRGGGISLVKILLGAGALLLAVRCVSWLRSCSQVNVHNRISLTPPSYRHEYLILDYVY; this is encoded by the exons ATGGTTCAGAGGCAGCTCTTCTCTACTGACCATCTGATGAATTCACAGTTTGGTCGTCCTTTTCCTCGCCACGGCCTTCAGCTGCTGTTTTGGTTTGCCAAAGATTGTGTGATCTGTGAGCTTGTCCAATGTGTTGTAATAATGAAG CTGGTGTCTGATTGTCATCCAGAAAAAGGTTGCTTCGGCTTTCACCTGTTTGGTAATGTTGAGGAACTTCTTCCTGTTCTGGACAGACGCCGAAAGCACAAGAAACAG gtTGCATACTATGAAGTTGGCAACCTGAACACAGAAACCTACCCAGCATCTGAAGACCTCCCAGCATATGTGACGGAAAATTATGGGATCAATGGCGATTACAACACAGACCGCATCATCATCGGTTACCAGGTGAGGAGCAGGGTGGTGGAGACGATCTACATCACCAAACACAACAGAGCTTTCTCCGGGAGCTTCAGTCCTGATGACACCTATGAAATCAGCTCCGAACTCATCCGAGCCCTGCAGAGCCCGCACATGGATCTCCCCTCTTTTCTCACCCAGATGGGCTTCTATCAAGATATTCCGGTGGTGAAGTATTGTGATGCAGATGTGATACATGAACAAACCGAGCAATTGTTTGACATTTTCGACACCTTCGCTGgctttaaagaaacaacacagcaaAGTGATGCTTTTGGGTTCTTCTCAGAAACCTTCAACCAGAAACTGTTTAACAATGTGAAGACATTCAGCCATGAACAAAGGGTGCACCACAATGTCAATGTGTcatcacacaacaacagaccTTTTAGTTACAGTGATGTGCAACATGACGGCAGGACACTTAAAGCAAGCAAGAGACCAAGAGCTGCGTGGCAAAGTAATGTCCTGTCTGGTTTGGAGAAGTGTTATAAAG GTtttgatgaagaagatgagaaAAAGAGCAGAGGTGGTGGCATCAGCCTGGTTAAGATCCTCCTGGGTGCTGGAGCGCTCCTGCTGGCCGTCAGATGTGTCAGCTGGCTGAGGAGCTGCTCTCAGGTGAACGTCCACAACAGGATATCGTTGACACCTCCTAGTTATCGacatgaatatttaatattGGATTATGTGTACTAG